In the Amblyraja radiata isolate CabotCenter1 chromosome 13, sAmbRad1.1.pri, whole genome shotgun sequence genome, one interval contains:
- the ghsr gene encoding growth hormone secretagogue receptor type 1 → MVKLGHAGLRDDKAGGCGEQAAGSDNITLSRAWAVVIFAFVLCWLPFHIGRYLFSKAFEEWTERLYLISQYCNLVSCVLFYLSAAINPILYNIMSKKYRVAAFKLLRINQDLRRTPSKVKEHSCTESSVST, encoded by the exons ATGGTAAAACTGGGCCATGCAGGGCTGCGGGATGATAAGGCTGGAGGCTGTGGAGAGCAGGCAGCCGGAAGCGATAACATCACTCTCTCCAGGGCTTGGG CTGTGGTCATCTTTGCCTTTGTCCTCTGCTGGCTGCCGTTCCACATCGGTCGTTACCTCTTCTCCAAGGCCTTCGAGGAATGGACGGAGCGGTTGTACCTGATCAGCCAGTACTGCAACCTGGTGTCCTGTGTCCTCTTCTACCTGAGTGCTGCCATCAACCCCATCCTCTACAACATCATGTCCAAGAAATACAGGGTGGCTGCCTTCAAGCTTCTCCGCATCAACCAGGACCTGAGGAGGACTCCGTCCAAGGTCAAGGAGCACAGCTGCACTGAGTCCTCAGTCAGCACTTGA